In one Thermodesulfobium acidiphilum genomic region, the following are encoded:
- a CDS encoding endonuclease MutS2: MSFKFDAEDLDYKDVLKNICKKALLPFVIESILNIKPLEFFELKTRQKCIDDAINVIWKYSDPRERLQDIAIDSLINYKNHLPFSFKNYFGLLLFLRAVSSIREFFLKTELTSNFFYDCSLKLNFPQKFFNLLVNIFDDEGNIKDSASEKLGEIRKSIKKLEKELNGLLNDYVRGENKKYFQESIVLERNGFYLLPVKIEYLDKIPGTIRDTSASGLTAYVEPYICAQIVSKIRLKKEEEINELKSILISLDKNFSEYRVLIQECINFYETVDFFFSLGKYAKENNCVKPEFVDEMVIDFKNTKHPLLSNPVGQDFFLNENLRGFILTGANGGGKSVALKNLGLNVFLALSGLFVHASSAKIGPFKGLYSDLCDIQDLSLGFSSFTYHINRLKHFLENDLTDSIILMDELGSDTDPKEGYALAKSIIKYLLKKGAFVCITTHIAELKITNIEGFHIAIGAMEYDKNSNLPTYRLLWNSVGNSHALDVAKKMGLPSEIISDAKKYLLSDQVYNEMIKLSELTEFYYKKIEDLNDKERSLEKEKNFLEKKFNQLESAMKEQYEEKISQLNKILSSVDLVAKELKRNLNQPKKDLVLESLKKWEELSSLINDEILKKGENPKDNIEINIGDYVNISTMNISGRVVKKQGRRSLVQTEKSKIWINNSLLTFERDESDKKLERERINTFNVLNNLKSVGSNFEISVRGLRAEEAIQKVEKFIDKSLISNIPYVRIVHGKGEGILRKIIHEILEKHPQVKSFNLADPHEGGAGVTIVHFK, from the coding sequence ATGTCATTTAAATTTGATGCTGAAGATTTAGATTATAAAGATGTTCTAAAAAACATTTGCAAAAAAGCACTTTTGCCTTTTGTTATAGAAAGTATTTTAAATATTAAACCTCTAGAATTTTTTGAACTAAAAACAAGGCAAAAATGCATAGATGATGCAATTAATGTTATTTGGAAATACTCTGATCCTAGAGAAAGGCTACAGGACATTGCGATTGATTCACTTATTAATTATAAAAATCACCTTCCTTTTTCCTTTAAAAACTATTTTGGACTGTTACTCTTTTTAAGAGCAGTTAGTTCAATTAGAGAATTTTTTTTGAAAACAGAACTTACTTCTAATTTTTTTTATGATTGTTCGTTAAAGCTAAATTTTCCACAAAAATTTTTTAATCTTCTTGTAAATATTTTTGATGATGAAGGTAATATAAAGGATAGTGCAAGTGAAAAATTAGGCGAAATAAGAAAAAGCATAAAAAAACTTGAAAAGGAACTTAATGGTTTACTTAATGACTATGTTAGAGGTGAAAACAAAAAGTATTTCCAAGAAAGTATTGTTTTAGAAAGAAATGGTTTTTATTTACTACCTGTAAAAATTGAATACTTGGATAAGATTCCGGGAACAATTAGGGATACTTCAGCTTCAGGACTTACAGCATATGTTGAGCCGTATATTTGTGCACAGATAGTTAGTAAGATTAGATTGAAAAAGGAAGAAGAAATAAACGAATTAAAGTCAATACTAATAAGTCTTGATAAAAATTTTTCTGAATATAGAGTATTAATTCAGGAATGTATTAATTTTTACGAAACTGTAGACTTTTTTTTCTCTTTAGGAAAATATGCTAAAGAAAATAATTGTGTAAAGCCAGAGTTTGTTGATGAAATGGTAATTGATTTTAAAAATACAAAACATCCTCTCCTAAGTAACCCAGTGGGTCAGGATTTTTTTCTAAACGAAAATTTAAGAGGTTTTATATTAACTGGAGCAAATGGAGGAGGCAAATCTGTTGCTTTAAAGAACCTTGGTTTGAACGTGTTTTTAGCTCTAAGTGGACTTTTTGTACACGCAAGTAGTGCAAAAATTGGTCCTTTTAAGGGGTTATATTCAGATTTATGTGATATCCAGGATTTAAGTTTGGGTTTTAGTTCCTTCACCTATCATATAAACAGATTAAAACATTTTTTAGAGAATGACCTAACAGATTCGATAATTTTAATGGACGAACTTGGTAGTGACACAGATCCTAAAGAGGGTTATGCTCTGGCAAAGTCAATTATTAAATATCTTTTAAAAAAGGGCGCATTTGTTTGTATAACTACTCATATTGCCGAATTAAAAATAACAAATATTGAAGGTTTTCATATAGCCATAGGTGCAATGGAGTATGATAAGAATTCAAATCTCCCCACTTATAGACTTTTGTGGAATTCTGTAGGCAATAGTCATGCTTTAGATGTAGCAAAGAAAATGGGTTTACCTTCGGAAATTATTTCTGATGCAAAAAAATATCTTCTTAGCGATCAGGTTTATAATGAAATGATAAAGTTGAGCGAACTTACAGAATTTTATTACAAAAAAATTGAAGATTTGAACGATAAAGAAAGATCTTTAGAGAAAGAAAAAAATTTTTTAGAGAAGAAATTTAATCAACTTGAAAGTGCTATGAAAGAGCAGTATGAAGAAAAGATATCTCAATTGAATAAAATTTTGTCTTCTGTAGATTTGGTTGCTAAAGAATTGAAAAGAAATTTGAATCAACCAAAAAAAGATTTAGTGCTAGAAAGTTTAAAGAAATGGGAAGAATTGAGTAGCCTAATTAATGATGAAATTTTAAAAAAGGGAGAGAATCCTAAAGATAATATAGAGATAAATATTGGCGATTATGTTAATATATCAACAATGAATATATCAGGAAGGGTAGTAAAAAAACAAGGAAGAAGGAGTTTAGTACAAACAGAAAAATCTAAAATCTGGATTAATAATTCTTTGTTAACTTTTGAGAGGGATGAGTCTGATAAAAAGCTTGAAAGAGAACGTATTAATACTTTTAATGTCTTGAATAACTTGAAGAGTGTTGGTTCTAATTTTGAGATTAGTGTTAGAGGCTTGAGGGCTGAAGAAGCAATACAAAAGGTTGAAAAATTTATAGATAAATCATTGATTTCCAATATTCCTTATGTGAGAATTGTACATGGCAAAGGAGAAGGCATATTAAGAAAAATTATTCATGAAATATTGGAAAAACATCCACAAGTTAAAAGTTTTAACTTAGCCGATCCTCATGAAGGAGGTGCAGGAGTTACAATTGTGCATTTTAAATAA
- a CDS encoding R3H domain-containing nucleic acid-binding protein yields MGFDETIDDLRCLIDILPDDFKYPILELKNLNDIVEIVLDLGRYPEVRFSEDAFEITTKQVTREDLQNVVNKVGVFSGDNRAGIERTLHRISCIRNRSGEIVGLTLRVGRAVFGTIDIIKDIVESKENILLMGPPGIGKTTKLREIARVLSVDMKRRVIVIDTSNEIGGDGDIPHPAIGKSRRMQVPTPEKQHAVMIEAVENHMPQVIIVDEIGTELEAQAARTIAERGVQLIATAHGNSLVNLIMNPTLSDLVGGVQVVTLSDEEAKRRRTQKTIQERKTQPTFNVVIELIDREKMVIHKNVDKVVDQLLKGEQITPEVRSKSSNGEIIVEEHRMELKEDRFENKNSYYNNNFEARKSSEVNVCKEFLNIFSFGVSKDILERVSKELRVSTNIVKDLNVADVVITLKGFLKSRGKFFDEVEGKNLPVYVMRSNTITQARKVLSEIVQLKPVSFEDMDFEKFEALREAEEAIKKVLRDKVSVELSPRNAYFRRLQHQLVEKYNLFSESLDEEPRRRVKIFAK; encoded by the coding sequence TTGGGATTTGATGAAACTATTGACGATTTAAGATGTCTTATTGACATCTTACCAGATGATTTTAAGTATCCAATATTAGAGCTCAAGAATCTAAACGATATTGTAGAAATTGTCCTGGATCTAGGTAGGTATCCTGAAGTAAGATTTTCAGAAGATGCATTTGAAATAACTACTAAACAGGTAACAAGAGAAGATTTGCAAAACGTGGTAAATAAAGTTGGCGTTTTTTCAGGGGATAATAGGGCAGGTATAGAAAGAACATTGCACAGAATTTCGTGTATTAGAAACAGATCTGGAGAGATTGTCGGTCTAACGCTCAGAGTAGGTAGGGCTGTTTTTGGTACTATAGATATAATAAAGGATATAGTAGAAAGCAAAGAAAATATACTTTTGATGGGTCCACCTGGTATTGGTAAAACTACAAAATTGAGAGAAATTGCCAGGGTTTTGTCTGTAGATATGAAAAGAAGGGTAATTGTAATAGATACCTCTAACGAAATAGGTGGAGACGGAGATATACCTCATCCTGCAATAGGAAAATCAAGAAGAATGCAGGTACCAACCCCTGAGAAACAGCATGCTGTTATGATTGAAGCTGTGGAAAATCACATGCCACAAGTCATTATAGTAGATGAAATAGGCACAGAATTAGAAGCTCAGGCGGCAAGAACTATAGCGGAAAGAGGAGTTCAACTTATTGCAACTGCTCATGGCAACAGTTTGGTAAATCTAATTATGAATCCAACTTTAAGTGACCTTGTAGGAGGGGTTCAAGTAGTAACTTTATCAGATGAAGAAGCTAAGAGAAGAAGAACACAAAAGACAATACAAGAAAGGAAAACCCAACCAACTTTTAATGTAGTTATAGAACTTATAGATAGGGAAAAGATGGTGATCCACAAAAACGTGGATAAAGTTGTAGATCAGCTATTAAAGGGTGAACAAATAACACCAGAAGTACGTTCAAAATCTAGCAATGGGGAAATAATAGTTGAAGAACACCGTATGGAGTTAAAAGAGGATAGATTTGAAAACAAAAATTCTTATTATAATAATAATTTTGAAGCAAGAAAGAGTTCTGAGGTAAACGTTTGTAAAGAATTTTTGAATATATTTTCATTTGGGGTTAGTAAAGATATTTTAGAAAGAGTATCAAAGGAGTTAAGAGTTTCAACAAATATAGTAAAGGATTTAAACGTTGCTGATGTTGTTATAACCTTAAAAGGTTTTTTGAAGTCAAGAGGTAAATTCTTTGATGAAGTTGAAGGAAAAAATCTTCCTGTATACGTTATGAGGAGCAATACCATAACACAAGCGAGAAAGGTTTTGTCGGAGATTGTACAGCTTAAACCAGTTAGTTTTGAAGATATGGATTTTGAAAAATTTGAAGCTTTAAGGGAAGCGGAAGAAGCTATTAAAAAAGTTTTAAGAGATAAAGTTTCAGTCGAATTAAGTCCCAGAAATGCTTATTTCAGAAGACTTCAACATCAACTGGTAGAAAAATACAATCTTTTTTCAGAAAGTCTGGATGAAGAACCCAGGAGAAGAGTGAAGATCTTTGCAAAATAA
- the tmk gene encoding dTMP kinase: MQNNKKGLFITFEGIEKCGKTTQSRLLYEKLLSLGEEVAYFKDPGVTKVGENFRDILLYGKNISVETEVLLFAACRAQLVNECIIPALKEDKIIICDRFSDSTFAYQGYGRNVNLSFLENLDKYATKGLKPDVTFLFDFSFFEAKERVLDSKDRMETESVDFHNRVRIGYLMLASMEPDRFCILHPKLSKEKLHEIILKKVLERKTERRCLKKD, translated from the coding sequence TTGCAAAATAATAAAAAGGGTTTATTTATTACTTTTGAAGGAATTGAAAAGTGTGGTAAAACTACACAGTCAAGATTGCTCTATGAAAAACTGCTATCCTTGGGAGAAGAAGTAGCATATTTTAAGGATCCAGGTGTTACAAAAGTGGGAGAGAATTTTAGGGATATTTTGCTATATGGCAAAAATATTTCTGTTGAAACAGAGGTTTTATTATTTGCTGCTTGTAGGGCTCAGCTGGTAAATGAGTGCATTATTCCAGCGCTAAAGGAAGACAAAATTATTATTTGCGATAGGTTTTCCGACTCTACCTTTGCATATCAAGGTTATGGAAGAAACGTTAATTTATCATTTTTGGAAAATCTTGATAAATATGCGACAAAAGGGTTAAAGCCTGATGTCACATTTCTCTTTGACTTCTCTTTCTTTGAAGCAAAGGAGAGGGTTCTGGATAGTAAAGATAGAATGGAAACTGAAAGTGTAGATTTTCATAACAGGGTAAGGATAGGATATCTTATGCTTGCTTCTATGGAACCTGATAGGTTTTGTATTTTGCATCCAAAATTGAGTAAGGAAAAACTTCATGAAATTATTCTAAAAAAGGTTTTAGAGAGAAAGACTGAAAGAAGATGTTTGAAAAAAGATTAG
- a CDS encoding CCA tRNA nucleotidyltransferase, with product MNIVNINKRGGDKITSLKELIEKNNLLNKIHFLLDNNAYENVFLVGGAVRDLLIGKEINDYDFLVSEGSVSDIAKLLVNNLGGKFFFLKGANYSSKTIRIIKEGLQIDISEPKGSNLQEDLLERDFTINSMAIRMSDGALFDSAEGIRDLINKRIRLTSDLAFIKDPVRLIRAYRFVAEMNFQLDERTSILIMEQAPLISQVPSERVRDEIFKILALKNSADVLYNLWKAGILKIIFPELTLLEKVSAEPQRFHHLNGLEHSFEALRCLERILLFKSPIWQDILEKLTYYLNHIIGGGRKNIQLLKLATLLHDVGKPITMKLDSNKTSFLNHDQEGSIIVEKIARRMRLSKSEIKELKHLVKNHMQPIFIPSENPEAHILKFLSKTYPYTVNITLLSLADRLSSRGQKITLSYILERYKLYKKIIKTSLYYEPPKKLPLNGKEIMKLLNLEPGPTVGIALKMLKGAMIRGEVKDEEDAKAFLLEKFNNLKIKK from the coding sequence TTGAATATTGTAAATATAAACAAAAGAGGGGGAGACAAAATAACTTCTTTAAAAGAATTAATAGAAAAAAATAATTTGCTTAATAAAATTCATTTCCTGTTAGACAACAATGCTTATGAGAATGTTTTTTTAGTTGGAGGAGCAGTTAGAGATTTATTAATTGGCAAGGAAATAAACGATTACGATTTCCTCGTTTCTGAGGGATCTGTATCAGACATAGCCAAATTACTAGTTAATAATTTAGGAGGAAAGTTTTTCTTTCTTAAGGGTGCTAACTATTCCTCAAAAACAATACGTATAATAAAAGAAGGTCTGCAGATAGATATATCAGAACCAAAGGGTAGCAATCTACAAGAAGATTTATTAGAAAGAGATTTTACAATAAACTCAATGGCTATAAGAATGAGCGATGGAGCTCTTTTCGACTCTGCCGAAGGAATTAGAGACTTAATTAACAAAAGAATTAGATTAACTAGCGACCTTGCTTTTATCAAAGACCCTGTAAGGCTTATTAGAGCTTATAGATTTGTTGCTGAAATGAACTTCCAATTAGATGAAAGAACAAGCATTTTGATTATGGAACAAGCTCCTTTAATATCTCAAGTTCCCTCAGAAAGGGTTCGAGATGAAATTTTCAAAATTTTAGCACTAAAAAATTCTGCTGACGTTCTTTATAATCTTTGGAAGGCGGGAATATTGAAAATAATATTTCCAGAGTTGACACTACTTGAAAAAGTAAGTGCAGAACCTCAAAGATTTCATCATTTAAATGGTCTTGAACATTCTTTTGAAGCACTTAGATGCCTAGAGAGAATTTTGCTCTTCAAATCTCCTATCTGGCAAGATATATTAGAAAAACTTACTTATTACCTAAATCACATAATAGGTGGTGGCAGAAAAAATATACAATTATTAAAACTAGCCACTCTCTTACACGACGTTGGAAAACCGATAACTATGAAACTAGATTCCAACAAAACAAGCTTTCTTAATCATGATCAGGAAGGCTCTATAATAGTTGAAAAAATTGCTAGAAGAATGAGACTGTCAAAGTCAGAGATAAAAGAACTAAAACATTTAGTTAAGAATCATATGCAACCAATATTTATACCATCAGAAAATCCTGAAGCTCACATATTAAAATTTTTAAGCAAAACATATCCTTATACCGTTAATATTACTCTTCTTAGCCTGGCAGACAGGCTATCTAGCAGGGGGCAGAAGATTACTCTTTCCTATATATTAGAAAGATATAAGTTATACAAAAAAATAATTAAAACTTCTCTTTACTACGAACCCCCCAAGAAGTTGCCATTAAATGGAAAAGAGATAATGAAACTATTAAATTTAGAACCAGGACCTACAGTTGGCATAGCATTAAAAATGCTAAAAGGTGCTATGATCAGAGGGGAAGTTAAAGATGAAGAAGATGCAAAAGCATTTCTTTTAGAAAAATTCAACAATTTGAAAATTAAAAAGTAA
- the lysS gene encoding lysine--tRNA ligase — MKGHDEESFLIGNDLEDECYRQRLAKINALRDMKIDPYPVESNFVDYISNIKNRFEENKLSKTEEVIVVGRLFSKRLHGKMSFADIIDFSGKIQIQLKKDVLGDQYDLFKNYIDIGDFVQVSGNLFRTKTGEITVLVKKLKILSKSLRTLPEKWHGLKNVELRYRFRYLDLISNPKTRDVFVKRSKIISYIRKFFEERGFLEVETPMLHIIPGGASAKPFVTYHNVLEKNLFLRIAPELYLKRLLIGNFHKIFEINRSFRNEGVSVKHNPEFTMLEAYQAYSDLKDMMSLAEELLSYLCQNILGTTDIVYQGKTYSFKPPLRRLDFDESIKEYVGLTEDQLKDKAFLQSFVKDLGCQFSKEWGLGKLKLEIFEHLVEKKIEEPTFVIGYPAEVSPLAKKDPLNPEKAHRFELIVAGREIGNAHSELNDPIYQKNMFLEQARLKEIGDEEAQSMDDDFIFALEHGMPPAGGLGLGIDRIVMLLTDSPSIRDVIFFPHLKPN, encoded by the coding sequence TTGAAAGGGCATGATGAAGAATCTTTTTTAATTGGCAACGACTTAGAAGACGAATGCTATAGGCAAAGACTTGCAAAAATAAATGCACTAAGGGATATGAAAATTGACCCATATCCAGTTGAGTCTAATTTTGTTGACTATATTTCAAATATAAAGAATAGATTTGAAGAAAATAAGTTATCTAAAACAGAAGAAGTAATAGTAGTTGGACGACTCTTTTCTAAAAGGCTTCACGGGAAGATGAGTTTTGCTGATATAATAGATTTTAGTGGGAAAATCCAAATACAATTAAAAAAGGATGTTTTAGGTGATCAGTATGATCTTTTTAAAAATTATATTGATATAGGAGATTTTGTTCAGGTTTCCGGTAATCTTTTTAGAACTAAAACAGGTGAAATTACTGTTTTAGTTAAAAAGTTGAAAATATTGTCGAAGTCCTTAAGGACTTTGCCAGAAAAATGGCATGGCTTAAAAAACGTTGAGTTAAGATATAGATTCAGGTATTTGGATCTCATATCTAACCCAAAAACAAGAGATGTTTTTGTAAAAAGAAGTAAGATAATAAGTTATATTAGAAAGTTTTTTGAAGAGAGAGGTTTTCTGGAAGTTGAAACTCCAATGCTACACATAATACCGGGAGGCGCATCTGCAAAACCTTTTGTAACTTATCATAACGTTTTAGAGAAAAATTTGTTTTTGAGAATTGCTCCAGAATTATACTTGAAAAGACTCTTGATTGGTAATTTTCATAAAATTTTTGAAATAAATAGATCTTTCAGAAACGAAGGAGTTTCTGTTAAGCACAATCCAGAGTTTACAATGTTAGAAGCCTATCAGGCTTATTCTGATTTGAAGGATATGATGTCCCTTGCAGAGGAGCTTTTATCTTATCTTTGTCAAAACATTTTGGGTACTACAGATATTGTTTATCAGGGGAAAACTTACAGTTTTAAGCCCCCTTTGAGAAGACTTGATTTTGACGAATCAATCAAAGAATATGTTGGATTAACTGAGGATCAGCTAAAAGATAAAGCTTTTTTGCAATCCTTTGTAAAGGATTTAGGATGCCAATTTAGCAAGGAATGGGGGCTTGGAAAATTAAAACTTGAAATATTTGAACATCTTGTAGAGAAGAAAATTGAAGAACCTACCTTTGTAATTGGTTATCCGGCAGAAGTTTCTCCACTGGCAAAAAAAGATCCATTGAACCCAGAAAAGGCTCACAGATTTGAGCTGATTGTAGCTGGCAGGGAAATAGGAAATGCTCATAGCGAATTAAACGATCCGATTTATCAAAAAAATATGTTTTTAGAACAGGCAAGATTGAAAGAAATTGGGGATGAAGAAGCTCAAAGTATGGATGATGATTTTATTTTTGCACTTGAGCATGGCATGCCACCTGCAGGCGGTCTGGGTTTGGGGATTGATAGAATAGTTATGCTCTTGACCGATTCTCCTTCGATAAGGGATGTTATATTTTTTCCCCATTTAAAACCAAATTAA
- a CDS encoding helix-turn-helix domain-containing protein, producing MTNEFGKFLKEARIQKGINQRRLALLSGIDPGYVNKLESGKMPPPSPKVLKNIASVLGIDELDLYLRAGYITDDLTKKFSEEPEFSMMFYALKVLSKEEQKSILDFVKFKLENWEKADKSKN from the coding sequence TTGACAAATGAATTCGGTAAATTTTTAAAGGAAGCAAGAATTCAAAAAGGCATTAATCAGAGAAGGCTTGCTTTGTTATCAGGGATAGATCCTGGTTATGTAAACAAGCTTGAATCAGGAAAAATGCCTCCTCCATCTCCAAAAGTTTTGAAAAATATAGCATCAGTTCTTGGAATAGACGAATTAGACTTATATTTAAGAGCAGGCTATATCACAGATGATTTAACAAAAAAGTTTTCCGAAGAGCCCGAATTTAGCATGATGTTCTACGCTTTAAAGGTTCTATCAAAAGAAGAGCAAAAAAGTATCTTGGATTTTGTAAAATTCAAACTCGAAAATTGGGAAAAAGCAGACAAATCAAAAAATTGA
- a CDS encoding PSP1 domain-containing protein, producing MNYYYVKVLPLRRFGYFSSEEIFSKGDCVVVEGNFGIEMGIVDSIVEGAFENIEKVKRIIKLASKEDISGIQEREEKAKEILSLSKELARELKLEMKFLKAAYNTDGSKVTIYFTADGRIDFRELIKEITKRVKKTRVELFQVGSRDAVKLLGAIGSCGREVCCTTFLDEIDTISVKMVKDQGLQLNPTKISGVCGRLLCCMAYEYPFYASCKSRFPNIDDLIKTSRGIGRVIENRYLKDSFVVMYEDGLKEEISIDQWRNKKDNEKA from the coding sequence ATGAACTATTATTATGTTAAGGTATTACCATTAAGGAGATTTGGTTATTTTTCGTCAGAAGAAATATTTTCAAAGGGTGATTGTGTTGTAGTTGAAGGAAATTTTGGAATTGAGATGGGAATTGTCGACTCCATTGTTGAAGGAGCTTTTGAAAATATTGAGAAAGTTAAAAGGATTATAAAATTAGCTAGCAAGGAAGATATTAGCGGAATACAAGAAAGAGAAGAAAAAGCCAAAGAGATTCTTTCTCTTTCAAAGGAGCTTGCGAGAGAACTAAAACTAGAAATGAAATTTCTTAAGGCTGCATATAATACTGACGGTTCTAAGGTTACGATTTACTTTACTGCAGATGGAAGAATTGATTTTAGAGAATTAATTAAAGAAATTACAAAAAGGGTAAAAAAAACAAGGGTTGAACTATTTCAGGTTGGTTCTAGAGATGCAGTAAAGCTACTTGGAGCTATCGGAAGTTGTGGCAGAGAGGTTTGTTGTACTACTTTTTTGGATGAGATTGATACCATTTCAGTGAAAATGGTTAAGGATCAAGGGCTTCAATTAAACCCTACTAAAATATCTGGCGTATGTGGAAGACTCTTATGTTGTATGGCATATGAATATCCCTTTTATGCTTCTTGCAAATCTCGTTTTCCGAACATAGATGATTTAATTAAGACTTCAAGAGGTATTGGAAGAGTTATTGAAAATAGATATCTAAAAGATTCGTTTGTTGTGATGTATGAAGATGGTTTAAAGGAAGAAATTTCTATAGATCAATGGCGCAATAAAAAGGACAATGAAAAGGCGTAG
- a CDS encoding FAD-dependent oxidoreductase gives MDKFNVIVIGAGPAGLKTAMRLKRLDFNQRILVIDKGTYPSFAACGMPFYLEGLVKDFNDLQKTSFGSLRDKNYFKNYANIDLLLNYLVTEIDPKSKTVLALNNASNEKFKFQYNKLVISTGSQAIVPPIEGLSIEDKNLFTLKSPSDVIKIKSYLEENEVNSVCILGSGLIGCEVASSLFNSNIDVSLFEIFDWPLATLIDKEIGLYLKKQMFNSGIEIYTGEKIVKFVSENKKTIKAISEKREVNADMFLICSGVRPNTEIAKKAGLEISARGSIVTNEFLQTSNPDIYAVGDCIEIKNLLTNKTFYAPMATYANRLGRLVANNIIKNNSQAFDGAIGTAIVKILDFNIARTGLSEKEAKDLNINFETVYYSGFDKPHYMTESNKINIKLIFDKNTDNLIGAQCIGKKASVDKTIDVAATIIQNKIPHNKVLNLDLSYSPPFSNSVDILVQGFQIYENKKNNMYKGISFEEVKEMFEKDNNMENVVLLDVRSEDEFKRVPSPFKNAINIPIDYLYNSDLEYIKNKKIIIFCGTGSRSYQASVMLKNKGFKEIYNLEAGVSGFY, from the coding sequence TTGGATAAATTTAATGTAATCGTTATCGGAGCTGGGCCAGCAGGACTCAAAACTGCAATGAGACTAAAAAGGCTAGATTTTAACCAGAGGATTTTAGTAATTGATAAGGGAACTTATCCTTCATTTGCTGCCTGCGGAATGCCGTTTTATTTGGAAGGATTAGTTAAAGACTTTAATGACCTACAAAAGACATCATTTGGATCTTTAAGAGATAAAAATTATTTCAAGAATTATGCTAACATAGATTTACTGCTAAATTACTTAGTTACCGAAATTGATCCAAAATCAAAAACTGTTCTCGCTTTAAATAATGCTAGTAATGAAAAATTTAAATTTCAATACAATAAACTTGTAATATCCACCGGTTCACAAGCCATTGTACCTCCTATAGAAGGACTTTCAATTGAAGATAAAAACCTATTTACACTTAAGTCTCCATCAGATGTCATAAAAATTAAGTCATATTTAGAAGAGAATGAAGTTAATAGCGTTTGTATTTTGGGCTCTGGCTTAATTGGATGTGAAGTTGCCTCATCACTTTTCAATTCAAACATAGATGTTTCACTCTTTGAAATCTTTGATTGGCCACTTGCTACACTTATAGACAAAGAAATAGGATTATATTTAAAAAAACAAATGTTCAATAGTGGAATAGAAATATATACAGGTGAAAAAATAGTAAAATTTGTCTCAGAAAATAAAAAAACAATTAAAGCCATTTCTGAAAAAAGAGAAGTGAATGCAGATATGTTTCTCATTTGCTCGGGAGTAAGACCAAACACAGAAATAGCAAAAAAAGCTGGACTAGAAATCTCAGCAAGAGGCTCAATAGTTACAAATGAGTTTTTACAAACCTCAAATCCAGATATTTATGCAGTTGGTGACTGTATAGAAATAAAAAATTTATTAACAAACAAAACCTTTTACGCACCAATGGCAACTTATGCTAATAGACTGGGAAGACTTGTTGCAAATAACATTATAAAAAACAACTCTCAAGCCTTTGATGGGGCGATTGGTACTGCAATTGTTAAAATATTAGACTTCAATATTGCTAGAACCGGCTTGAGCGAAAAAGAGGCAAAGGATTTGAATATTAATTTTGAAACAGTTTATTATTCCGGCTTCGATAAACCACATTATATGACTGAAAGTAATAAAATAAATATCAAACTAATTTTTGATAAAAATACTGACAATTTAATCGGAGCTCAATGTATTGGTAAAAAAGCCAGTGTAGATAAAACAATTGATGTTGCTGCGACAATCATTCAAAATAAAATTCCTCATAATAAAGTTTTAAACTTAGATTTATCCTATTCGCCTCCATTTTCAAATTCTGTAGACATTCTGGTCCAAGGCTTTCAAATATATGAAAACAAAAAGAACAATATGTATAAAGGAATTTCGTTCGAAGAAGTAAAAGAAATGTTTGAAAAAGATAATAATATGGAAAACGTAGTATTATTAGATGTAAGGTCAGAAGATGAATTTAAAAGGGTTCCTTCACCATTTAAGAACGCCATTAATATACCTATTGATTATTTATATAATTCTGATTTAGAATATATCAAAAATAAAAAAATTATTATATTCTGTGGAACAGGTTCAAGATCATACCAGGCATCAGTAATGCTGAAAAATAAAGGATTTAAAGAAATCTATAACCTGGAAGCAGGCGTTAGCGGTTTTTACTAA
- the greA gene encoding transcription elongation factor GreA, whose protein sequence is MKEIINLTQEGYDRLKNELEYLRDVKLKEISERIQEAKDFAEDFGNLEYEEAKSEQAMVLARINELEAQLSNARIIDKDKIEISRVGIGCKVIVKDLNKKIIKEYTILEPIEADPVNGKISFQSPVGKALFGKQVGDEVTVHTPGGQTIKLKVVSIERA, encoded by the coding sequence ATGAAAGAAATAATTAATTTGACTCAAGAAGGTTACGATAGATTAAAAAACGAACTCGAATATCTTAGGGATGTTAAATTAAAAGAAATATCTGAAAGGATTCAAGAAGCAAAAGACTTTGCAGAAGATTTTGGTAACCTTGAATATGAAGAGGCAAAGAGCGAACAAGCTATGGTTCTTGCAAGAATTAATGAATTAGAAGCTCAGCTTTCCAATGCAAGAATAATTGATAAAGATAAAATAGAAATATCAAGAGTTGGCATAGGTTGTAAAGTCATAGTAAAGGATCTTAACAAAAAAATTATAAAGGAATATACTATTTTAGAACCTATTGAAGCAGATCCTGTAAATGGAAAGATATCCTTTCAATCTCCAGTAGGAAAAGCTTTATTTGGGAAACAGGTAGGAGATGAAGTCACTGTTCACACTCCAGGTGGTCAAACAATAAAATTAAAGGTGGTAAGCATTGAAAGGGCATGA